A single Vulpes lagopus strain Blue_001 chromosome 3, ASM1834538v1, whole genome shotgun sequence DNA region contains:
- the LOC121487204 gene encoding TLC domain-containing protein 4-like, translated as MHLQWKKNFKSPFVNQRWFFEALKYPKFSKANVINGILTTMVFIVRIAPIPPFYSYMYSVLGTEVYIRLGFLIQCSWISTCVVLDIMNVMWMIKITKGCIKVISFIRQEKTKSSLQNGKLD; from the exons ATGCACCTGCaatggaagaaaaatttcaaaag CCCTTTTGTGAATCAGCGGTGGTTCTTTGAAGCTCTGAAGTATCCTAAGTTTTCCAAGGCTAACGTCATCAATGGAATACTCACGACAATGGTGTTCATCGTGCGGATTGCCCCAATACCTCCTTTTTATAGTTACATGTATTCCGTGTTAGGAACAGAAGTCTACATAAGGCTTGGATTTTTAATCCAATGTTCCTGGATCTCTACTTGTGTTGTTTTGGATATAATGAATGTCATGTGGATGATCAAAATTACAAAGGGTTGCATCAAAGTCATCTCTTTCATCAGACAAGAGAAAACCAAAAGTAGTCTTCAGAATGGAAAACTTGACTAA